The Rhodococcus triatomae genome includes a window with the following:
- the wzt gene encoding galactan export ABC transporter ATP-binding subunit Wzt/RfbE — protein MTVSIETRGACVDFPIFDAKSRSLKKAFLGKAGGTIGRNSSDVVVVEALRDITLSLKEGDRIGLVGHNGAGKSTLLRLLSGIYEPTRGSARIRGRVAPVFDLGVGMDPEISGYENIIIRGLFLGQTRKQMLAKMDEIAEFTELGEYLAMPLRTYSTGMRVRVAMGVVTSIDPEILLLDEGIGAVDAEFMKKARVRLEALVKRSGILVFASHSNEFLAQLCDTAMWVDHGQIRQHGEIEEVVRAYEGDEAGDHVHHVIAELKREQERDAT, from the coding sequence ATGACCGTCAGTATCGAGACGCGCGGAGCGTGCGTCGACTTCCCCATCTTCGACGCGAAGTCCCGCTCGCTGAAGAAGGCGTTCCTCGGCAAGGCCGGAGGCACGATCGGGCGCAACAGCTCCGACGTCGTCGTCGTCGAGGCGCTGCGCGACATCACCCTGTCCCTGAAGGAGGGCGACCGGATCGGCCTCGTCGGGCACAACGGCGCCGGGAAGTCGACGCTGCTGCGCCTGCTCTCCGGCATCTACGAGCCCACCCGCGGCAGCGCCCGGATCCGGGGCCGCGTCGCGCCGGTGTTCGACCTCGGCGTCGGGATGGACCCGGAGATCTCCGGCTACGAGAACATCATCATCCGCGGCCTGTTCCTCGGACAGACCCGCAAGCAGATGCTCGCGAAGATGGACGAGATCGCCGAGTTCACCGAGCTCGGCGAGTACCTCGCGATGCCGCTGCGCACCTACTCGACCGGTATGCGCGTGCGCGTCGCGATGGGTGTCGTCACCAGCATCGACCCGGAGATCCTGCTCCTCGACGAGGGCATCGGAGCCGTGGACGCGGAGTTCATGAAGAAGGCCCGGGTGCGGCTCGAGGCTCTCGTGAAGCGCTCCGGCATCCTCGTGTTCGCCAGCCACTCCAACGAGTTCCTCGCGCAGCTGTGCGACACCGCGATGTGGGTGGACCACGGGCAGATCCGTCAACACGGTGAGATCGAGGAGGTCGTGCGCGCGTACGAGGGCGACGAGGCGGGCGACCACGTCCACCACGTCATCGCCGAACTGAAACGCGAACAGGAGCGGGACGCCACGTGA
- a CDS encoding class I SAM-dependent methyltransferase, whose translation MTSREGTSDEGAGTTESDYTARLRELQGARWKRVLRVQAPYQWNIRRFLGGRRVLDVGCGIGRNLRNLPPGSVGVDHNAHSVEFCRTQGMQAYTPDEIGELATTFDGMLMAHLLEHLPPGQVTGIVEQYLPYLEPGSTVMLICPQERGFASDATHTVFLDGPDLEQVCAAVGLEVQRSLSFPFPRWAGRAFVYNESVVVARLPR comes from the coding sequence GTGACCAGCCGCGAAGGAACGAGCGACGAAGGAGCGGGTACCACCGAGAGCGACTACACCGCCCGCCTGCGGGAACTGCAGGGCGCGCGGTGGAAGCGGGTCCTGCGCGTGCAGGCGCCCTATCAATGGAACATTCGGAGATTCCTCGGCGGACGCCGCGTCCTGGACGTCGGCTGCGGCATCGGCCGGAACCTGCGCAATCTCCCGCCGGGCAGTGTCGGTGTCGACCACAACGCGCATTCGGTCGAGTTCTGCCGCACCCAGGGGATGCAGGCGTACACCCCGGACGAGATCGGGGAACTGGCGACCACCTTCGACGGCATGCTCATGGCCCATCTGCTCGAGCACCTGCCGCCGGGCCAGGTGACCGGGATCGTCGAGCAGTACCTGCCGTATCTCGAGCCGGGCTCGACCGTCATGCTCATCTGTCCCCAGGAGCGCGGCTTCGCCAGCGACGCCACCCACACGGTGTTCCTGGACGGGCCGGACCTCGAGCAGGTGTGCGCGGCCGTCGGGCTCGAGGTGCAGCGGTCGCTGTCCTTCCCGTTTCCCCGCTGGGCGGGGCGGGCGTTCGTCTACAACGAGTCGGTGGTGGTGGCGCGCCTGCCGCGGTAG
- a CDS encoding DMT family transporter, with product MRDHDSAISTVRVPLSAAGVAWGFLGVLAFSFTVPLTRIAVEGMNPYFVGTARAVVAGVCAGALLLAVRAPLPCGRQWTGLAVVALGVVAGFPLLTSVALESVSASHAAVVIGLLPAATAVVAVVRGPERPSRIFWVASAAGAVAVAVFVSLGTGGLGSVGVADLLLAGAVIAAAFGYAEGAALSRQLGSWQTICWALVLALPAMSVLTALLPWPGPDAGGAQWASFAYLALVSMFLGFFAWYRSLAIGPVANVSQIQLVQPVLTITWASTLLHEPLTPGVLLGAAAVVACAALAVTARVRSATPSVGAPLMRARSRPRQSLQPSREALPKR from the coding sequence ATGAGAGATCATGATAGCGCTATCAGTACGGTGCGAGTTCCGCTATCGGCCGCCGGGGTGGCCTGGGGATTCCTCGGGGTCCTCGCGTTCTCGTTCACGGTGCCGCTGACCCGTATCGCGGTCGAGGGGATGAACCCGTACTTCGTCGGGACCGCCCGCGCCGTGGTCGCGGGCGTCTGCGCGGGCGCGCTGCTGCTCGCGGTCCGCGCTCCGCTCCCCTGCGGTCGGCAATGGACCGGTCTCGCCGTCGTCGCACTGGGCGTCGTCGCCGGGTTTCCGCTGCTCACGTCGGTGGCCCTGGAATCGGTGTCCGCGAGCCACGCCGCCGTGGTCATCGGCCTGCTGCCCGCCGCAACCGCAGTGGTCGCCGTCGTCAGAGGTCCGGAACGGCCGTCCCGCATCTTCTGGGTCGCATCGGCCGCGGGCGCGGTTGCCGTGGCCGTGTTCGTCTCGCTCGGGACCGGCGGGCTGGGCAGCGTCGGTGTGGCCGACCTGCTGTTGGCCGGCGCCGTGATCGCGGCCGCCTTCGGCTATGCCGAGGGCGCCGCCCTGTCCAGGCAGCTCGGCTCCTGGCAGACGATCTGCTGGGCGCTGGTGCTCGCGCTACCGGCGATGAGCGTGCTCACCGCGCTGCTGCCCTGGCCGGGGCCGGATGCGGGCGGCGCGCAGTGGGCGAGTTTCGCGTATCTGGCTCTGGTGAGCATGTTCCTCGGATTCTTCGCCTGGTACCGGAGCCTGGCCATCGGCCCGGTCGCGAACGTCAGCCAGATCCAGCTCGTGCAGCCCGTGCTCACGATCACCTGGGCATCGACGCTGTTGCACGAACCTCTCACGCCCGGTGTGCTCCTCGGTGCCGCCGCCGTCGTCGCCTGCGCCGCACTGGCCGTCACCGCACGAGTGCGTTCGGCAACTCCGTCCGTCGGCGCTCCGCTCATGCGCGCACGATCACGACCCCGACAATCACTACAGCCATCACGGGAAGCGTTACCCAAGCGATGA
- a CDS encoding glycosyltransferase, whose translation MTEGTPAPVQPHRISVVVPVYQGEKTLAALIDEILPWTTASTTPAGRPMVVEEVLLVFDHGPDSSARVIRELAARHDFIRPIWLSRNFGQHPATLAGMASSGGEWVVTMDEDGQHDPAEIGGLLDTALDRQASLVYAKPTNPPPHGALRNTASKGAKWLLASVLSAEGTREYQSFRLVLGEVGRSVAAYAGSEAYLDVALGWIAGEVTTSPVTLREEQDRRSGYRLRTLLSHFWRMVLSSGTKGLRMVSLVGFLFAICGIALVLYVLASYLFLDSGAEVRGWASTMVVMLFGFGASLFSLGVIAEYIGVNVKTAMGKPPYLIVSDPADGPLGRTAPAVPADPTDRADP comes from the coding sequence ATGACCGAAGGCACCCCAGCACCGGTGCAGCCGCACCGGATTTCCGTGGTCGTGCCGGTCTACCAGGGCGAGAAGACCCTCGCGGCACTGATCGACGAGATCCTCCCGTGGACCACCGCGAGCACCACCCCGGCCGGCCGGCCGATGGTGGTCGAGGAAGTACTCCTCGTGTTCGACCACGGCCCGGACAGTTCTGCGCGGGTGATCCGCGAACTCGCGGCCCGTCACGATTTCATCCGCCCCATCTGGCTCAGCCGCAATTTCGGGCAGCATCCGGCAACGCTCGCCGGCATGGCCTCGAGCGGCGGCGAGTGGGTCGTGACGATGGACGAGGACGGCCAGCACGACCCGGCCGAGATCGGCGGTCTCCTCGACACCGCGCTCGATCGTCAGGCGAGCCTCGTCTACGCGAAGCCGACCAACCCGCCACCGCACGGCGCGCTGCGCAACACGGCGTCGAAGGGCGCGAAGTGGCTGCTCGCCTCGGTCCTGTCCGCGGAGGGTACCCGCGAATACCAGAGTTTCCGGCTGGTCCTCGGCGAGGTGGGGCGATCGGTGGCCGCATACGCCGGCTCCGAGGCATATCTCGACGTCGCGCTCGGCTGGATCGCGGGCGAGGTCACCACCAGCCCGGTGACGCTCCGGGAGGAACAGGACCGGCGGTCCGGGTACCGGCTGCGGACGCTGCTGTCGCACTTCTGGCGGATGGTGCTCTCGAGCGGGACCAAGGGGCTGCGCATGGTCAGCCTCGTCGGCTTCCTCTTCGCCATCTGCGGGATCGCGCTGGTGCTGTACGTCCTCGCGTCGTACCTGTTCCTCGATTCCGGCGCCGAGGTCCGTGGGTGGGCCTCGACGATGGTGGTCATGCTGTTCGGCTTCGGCGCCTCCCTGTTCTCGCTCGGCGTGATCGCCGAGTACATCGGCGTGAACGTGAAGACGGCCATGGGCAAACCGCCGTATCTCATCGTCAGCGACCCGGCGGACGGGCCACTCGGCCGGACCGCACCCGCCGTCCCGGCCGACCCGACGGATCGCGCCGACCCGTGA
- a CDS encoding glycosyltransferase: MWVDGVSVPGQTDTQVAERARAGRLLAQRGLFAGTSPIVDDGLYAVADGPSGRTRTRLHLEDGTRAHTNTYFGRFAASYWQRWTTVTSVRAGARVEAASQCTVRLMASDIAGHRRIIGTVQVEGASDVRLDAALDKFLDGGALWLEFDALGGPVEVGAVEWTVDFDRQLRPVAVAICTFNRADDCAETVAALASDEVVLDALDGLYVVDQGTDLVQDRARFQEVAPRFGERLHYLRQPNLGGAGGFTRGLFEVSAEGKNADVILMDDDILCEPETVLRLSAFANVTTEPTLVGAQMLFLYNPDYLNVGAEEVHLDTLQHGQRVPKALRNTSMLENNQERRVDAGYNAWWTCLIPGEVVAEIGLPLPIFFQWDDVEYGIRARRAGYVTVTLPNAAVWHADFYWKDFDDWARYFSTRNSLIVGALHGDVTTKQIRRQFLGQLTEYIVAMQYGLAATTLRGIEDFLAGPEVLRDGGIEAMAAIRKERSAYPETVRYPAAEAPVRDADISVQRDVGEPSRMGVVRLKRAVNQFLGRTRGGLVAVPREDAHWWHVSLFDHVVVTDASQSGVRIRRRDKDTATALMKRTFELLRRLDKEGADVQERYRRTAAELISRENWERLFGR; the protein is encoded by the coding sequence ATGTGGGTGGATGGTGTGAGCGTGCCCGGACAGACGGACACACAGGTGGCGGAACGAGCGCGGGCGGGACGGCTGCTGGCGCAGCGTGGACTGTTCGCGGGAACGTCGCCGATCGTCGACGACGGGCTCTATGCGGTCGCCGACGGCCCGTCCGGCCGCACCCGCACTCGCCTGCACCTCGAGGACGGCACCCGGGCCCACACCAACACCTACTTCGGGCGGTTCGCCGCCAGCTACTGGCAGCGGTGGACGACGGTGACCTCGGTGCGGGCCGGTGCACGGGTGGAAGCCGCGTCGCAGTGCACGGTGCGGTTGATGGCCTCCGACATCGCCGGCCATCGCAGGATCATCGGTACCGTCCAGGTCGAGGGAGCCTCGGATGTCCGGCTCGATGCCGCGCTCGACAAGTTCCTCGACGGCGGCGCGCTGTGGCTCGAGTTCGACGCCCTCGGTGGGCCCGTCGAGGTCGGAGCCGTCGAGTGGACGGTGGATTTCGACCGGCAGCTGCGGCCCGTGGCCGTCGCGATCTGCACCTTCAACCGCGCGGACGACTGTGCGGAGACGGTCGCGGCACTCGCCTCGGACGAGGTGGTTCTCGATGCCCTGGACGGCCTCTACGTAGTAGATCAGGGCACCGATCTGGTCCAGGACCGCGCCCGGTTCCAGGAGGTCGCGCCCCGCTTCGGCGAGCGGCTGCACTACCTGCGCCAGCCGAATCTCGGTGGGGCGGGCGGGTTCACCCGTGGCCTGTTCGAGGTCTCGGCAGAGGGGAAGAACGCCGACGTCATCCTCATGGACGACGACATCCTCTGTGAGCCGGAGACGGTACTCCGGCTCAGCGCGTTCGCGAACGTCACCACCGAGCCGACGCTCGTCGGCGCGCAGATGCTGTTCCTCTACAACCCCGACTATCTCAACGTCGGGGCCGAGGAGGTGCATCTGGACACGCTGCAGCACGGTCAGCGTGTGCCGAAGGCGTTGCGCAACACCAGCATGCTCGAGAACAACCAGGAGCGCCGGGTCGACGCGGGCTACAACGCGTGGTGGACGTGCCTGATCCCCGGCGAGGTGGTCGCGGAGATCGGGCTGCCGCTGCCGATCTTCTTCCAGTGGGACGATGTGGAGTACGGAATCCGTGCTCGGCGTGCCGGATACGTGACGGTGACCCTGCCCAACGCGGCGGTGTGGCATGCGGACTTCTACTGGAAGGACTTCGACGACTGGGCGCGGTACTTCAGCACCCGCAACTCGCTGATCGTCGGTGCCCTGCACGGGGACGTCACGACGAAGCAGATCCGGCGACAGTTCCTCGGTCAGCTCACGGAGTACATCGTCGCCATGCAGTACGGCCTGGCAGCGACCACGCTGCGCGGTATCGAGGACTTCCTCGCCGGGCCGGAAGTGTTGCGGGACGGCGGGATCGAGGCGATGGCAGCGATCCGGAAGGAACGCAGTGCCTACCCGGAGACGGTCCGGTACCCGGCCGCCGAGGCCCCGGTACGTGACGCCGACATCTCGGTGCAGCGCGATGTCGGCGAGCCGAGCCGGATGGGCGTGGTGCGTCTCAAACGTGCGGTCAACCAGTTCCTCGGCCGCACCCGCGGCGGTCTCGTGGCGGTGCCGCGTGAGGACGCGCACTGGTGGCACGTGTCGCTGTTCGACCACGTTGTCGTCACCGACGCGTCCCAGTCCGGTGTGCGGATCCGCCGGCGGGACAAGGACACTGCCACGGCACTGATGAAGCGCACGTTCGAGCTGCTGCGGCGGCTCGACAAGGAGGGCGCGGACGTGCAGGAACGGTACCGTCGAACAGCCGCCGAGCTGATCAGCCGGGAGAACTGGGAGCGTCTCTTCGGTCGCTGA
- the wzm gene encoding galactan export ABC transporter permease subunit Wzm/RfbD codes for MSASAIDSGTVDEAPHGSGSQTFRRAFRDLKDGFGQRELWLSLGWQDIKQKYRRSVIGPFWITIATGVQASAIGLLYSALLDIPLREFLPYVTVGLIVWNVINASITEGSEVFISNEGLIKQLPSALSVHVYRLVWRQALLFAHNLIIYLILLVALGVWANLSWASLMAIPALALLGLNAVWVAIVFGIFATRYRDIGPILSSLTLLLFVLTPIMWTTQSLEAQGGQVAERAKIAEINPLFHYLDIVRAPMIGQPQEAYHWYIVLAITVVGWTVALLGMRKYRARVPYWV; via the coding sequence GTGTCAGCATCCGCTATCGATTCCGGGACCGTCGACGAGGCGCCGCACGGGTCCGGCTCGCAGACGTTCCGCCGCGCCTTCCGGGATCTGAAGGACGGGTTCGGTCAGCGCGAGCTGTGGTTGAGTCTCGGCTGGCAGGACATCAAGCAGAAGTACCGGCGCTCGGTGATCGGTCCGTTCTGGATCACGATCGCCACCGGCGTGCAGGCGTCCGCGATCGGCCTGCTCTACTCGGCGCTCCTCGACATCCCGCTGCGGGAGTTCCTGCCGTACGTGACGGTGGGCCTGATCGTGTGGAACGTGATCAACGCGAGCATCACGGAGGGTTCGGAAGTCTTCATCTCCAACGAGGGCCTCATCAAGCAGTTGCCGTCGGCGCTGAGCGTGCACGTGTACCGCCTGGTGTGGCGGCAGGCGCTGCTGTTCGCGCACAACCTCATCATCTACCTGATCCTGCTGGTCGCGCTCGGGGTGTGGGCGAACCTCAGCTGGGCGTCACTGATGGCGATCCCGGCGCTGGCGCTGCTCGGCCTCAACGCCGTGTGGGTGGCGATCGTGTTCGGTATCTTCGCCACCCGCTACCGGGACATCGGGCCGATCCTCAGCTCGCTGACCCTGTTGCTGTTCGTGCTCACGCCCATCATGTGGACGACACAGAGCCTCGAGGCGCAGGGCGGTCAGGTCGCCGAACGCGCGAAGATCGCCGAGATCAACCCGCTGTTCCACTACCTCGACATCGTCCGCGCCCCGATGATCGGTCAGCCGCAGGAGGCATACCACTGGTACATCGTGCTCGCGATCACCGTCGTGGGCTGGACCGTCGCACTGCTCGGGATGCGCAAGTACCGGGCCCGCGTGCCCTACTGGGTGTAA
- a CDS encoding NAD-dependent epimerase/dehydratase family protein has protein sequence MTTGPTWIVGSGGLLGGALAGELRRRDTPALTSVVPWGDPARAVQVLRDDARRLLTEAAGGPWRMAWCAGAGVNGTSADEFAGENTLLSNVLDALADGGGDGRVFHASSAGGVYAGAPGAPHDEHSTTAPLSDYGRAKLDAEEIVTDFGRRSGTDIVIGRFANLYGPGQNLAKPQGLISHLCRGYLLSAPVSIYVPMDTLRDYVYVTDAAEMVADALSRPATGVTVTTKIFASGRSVTIGSILGACRSVFRKKPNVVLATSPLAAGQARDLRLRSVVWTDLDQRTHLPLPAGIESTLGAIRRQLARR, from the coding sequence GTGACCACCGGCCCCACCTGGATCGTCGGGAGCGGAGGGCTCCTCGGCGGCGCACTGGCGGGGGAACTACGGCGGCGTGACACTCCCGCACTGACCAGCGTCGTTCCGTGGGGCGACCCGGCCCGGGCGGTGCAGGTCCTGCGCGACGACGCACGCAGGCTGCTCACCGAGGCTGCCGGTGGTCCGTGGCGGATGGCGTGGTGCGCGGGCGCGGGCGTCAACGGCACCAGCGCAGACGAGTTCGCCGGGGAGAACACGTTGCTGAGCAACGTGCTCGACGCTCTCGCCGACGGCGGGGGTGACGGCCGGGTCTTCCACGCGTCGTCGGCCGGCGGGGTGTACGCGGGCGCTCCCGGGGCCCCTCACGACGAGCACAGCACCACCGCGCCGTTGTCGGACTACGGCCGTGCCAAGCTCGACGCCGAGGAGATCGTCACGGACTTCGGGCGCCGCTCGGGGACCGACATCGTGATCGGCCGCTTCGCCAACCTGTACGGGCCGGGCCAGAACCTGGCGAAACCTCAGGGCCTGATCTCGCATCTGTGCCGCGGCTACCTGCTCTCGGCACCCGTGTCGATCTACGTCCCGATGGACACCCTGCGCGACTACGTCTACGTCACCGACGCCGCGGAGATGGTCGCGGACGCACTGTCCCGCCCCGCGACGGGTGTCACTGTCACGACGAAGATCTTCGCCTCCGGTCGCAGTGTGACGATCGGCTCCATCCTCGGTGCCTGCCGCTCGGTGTTCCGGAAGAAGCCGAACGTGGTGCTCGCGACGAGCCCGCTCGCCGCCGGGCAGGCGCGGGATCTTCGGCTGCGTTCGGTGGTGTGGACGGATCTGGACCAACGCACCCACCTGCCGCTGCCCGCCGGTATCGAGTCGACGCTCGGGGCGATCCGGCGTCAGCTGGCGCGACGCTGA
- the glfT1 gene encoding galactofuranosyltransferase GlfT1 produces the protein MGAGERIVGVVVTHKRRELLAQSLKVLASQTRPLDHLVVVDNANEDEVRALVESAPIPTSYLGSQHNLGGAGGFALGMLYALSLGADRVWLADDDGRPEGPDVLATLLACALRHDLAEVSPVVCDIDEPDRLAFPLRRGVQWRRLRSELFAGGSEDSDLLPGIASLFNGALFTASAIDAVGVPDLRLFVRGDEVEVHRRLVRSGLRFGTCLTTAYLHPNGADEFKPILGGRMHTQYPDNDTKRFFTYRNRGYLLSQPGLRRLLPQEWVRFGWYFLITRRDPKGLFEWARLRKLGRQERFERD, from the coding sequence ATCGGGGCCGGCGAACGCATCGTCGGAGTGGTCGTCACCCACAAACGGCGCGAACTGCTCGCCCAGTCCCTGAAAGTGCTGGCCTCGCAGACCCGGCCGCTCGACCACCTCGTCGTCGTCGACAACGCGAACGAGGACGAGGTACGCGCCCTCGTCGAGTCGGCACCGATCCCGACGTCCTATCTGGGTTCGCAGCACAATCTCGGCGGTGCCGGGGGCTTCGCGCTCGGCATGCTCTACGCCCTGTCCCTCGGCGCGGACCGCGTCTGGCTCGCCGACGACGACGGCCGCCCCGAAGGCCCCGACGTTCTCGCCACCCTGCTGGCCTGCGCGCTACGCCACGACCTCGCCGAGGTGTCGCCCGTGGTGTGCGACATCGACGAGCCGGACCGGCTCGCGTTCCCCCTACGCCGCGGAGTGCAGTGGCGGCGACTGCGGTCGGAACTGTTCGCCGGCGGCAGCGAGGACTCGGATCTGCTGCCCGGTATCGCATCACTGTTCAACGGGGCCCTGTTCACCGCGTCCGCGATCGATGCCGTCGGCGTCCCGGATCTGCGGCTGTTCGTGCGCGGTGACGAGGTGGAAGTGCACCGGCGGCTGGTGCGTTCGGGGCTACGGTTCGGCACCTGCCTGACGACGGCGTACCTGCATCCGAACGGCGCCGACGAGTTCAAGCCGATCCTGGGCGGGCGCATGCACACCCAGTACCCGGACAACGACACCAAGCGCTTCTTCACCTACCGCAACCGCGGCTACCTCCTGTCCCAGCCCGGCCTGCGCCGGTTGCTCCCGCAGGAGTGGGTGCGATTCGGCTGGTACTTCCTGATCACCCGCCGCGACCCGAAGGGCCTGTTCGAGTGGGCCCGGCTGCGCAAGCTCGGCCGGCAGGAGCGGTTCGAGCGCGACTGA
- a CDS encoding aminotransferase-like domain-containing protein, which yields MNDGSSAARVAAGLRGWVRTRPAGTRLPSTRSLATEHHVGPVTVQQALQLLVADGLVETRPGVGTFVAAARQARPADVSWQTTALGPSEVFDTEGSGVRTFAPDVIGLHAGYPSPSLLPGPLLRSAVQKVARDPDVLMRAAPNSGLPQLRAWFARELDGHRAGGAGVDESDVIVTSGGQAALSAAFRALASPGETVVMESPTYWGAMAAARAHGLRIVPLARTADGIDPEDLDAALAAHGSRVFYAQPTYANPTGDVWAPQVRARVGEVLADRKAFLVEDDWARDLYYDAEAPAPLAAADDDGHVVYVRSLTKSMSPSIRVAGLVARGPALRRIRASRWVSELFVPAFTQQVAIDVLAHPGWNRHRGALRRALRTRRDTLLAELTRAVPELRVDRVPRGGLSLWARLPRPHHADQVAEAALAAGLAISPGAEWFPTEPYGQFVRLSFAATQETRYADAARILADLLR from the coding sequence ATGAATGATGGTAGCAGTGCCGCTCGGGTGGCCGCCGGTCTCCGGGGCTGGGTGCGTACTCGACCGGCGGGGACGAGGCTGCCGTCGACGCGCTCCCTCGCCACCGAGCACCACGTCGGCCCCGTCACCGTCCAGCAGGCACTGCAGCTTCTCGTGGCCGACGGCCTGGTCGAGACCCGTCCGGGGGTAGGCACCTTCGTGGCGGCCGCGCGGCAGGCACGGCCGGCGGACGTCTCGTGGCAGACGACGGCGCTGGGGCCGTCGGAGGTGTTCGACACCGAGGGCTCCGGGGTGCGGACCTTTGCCCCGGACGTGATCGGCCTGCACGCCGGGTACCCGTCGCCGTCGCTGCTGCCGGGGCCGCTCCTGCGCTCGGCCGTCCAGAAGGTGGCCCGCGACCCCGACGTCCTCATGCGTGCCGCGCCGAATTCCGGTCTCCCACAACTGCGGGCATGGTTCGCGCGGGAGTTGGACGGTCACCGTGCGGGCGGAGCAGGCGTCGACGAATCGGACGTGATCGTCACGTCCGGGGGACAGGCCGCGCTGTCCGCCGCCTTCCGGGCGCTGGCGTCTCCCGGCGAGACCGTCGTGATGGAGTCTCCGACGTACTGGGGTGCGATGGCGGCCGCCCGGGCCCACGGGCTGCGCATCGTGCCGCTCGCCAGGACGGCGGACGGCATCGACCCCGAGGATCTGGATGCCGCGCTCGCGGCCCACGGCTCCCGCGTGTTCTACGCGCAACCGACCTATGCGAACCCGACCGGCGACGTCTGGGCCCCGCAGGTCCGGGCCCGGGTCGGCGAGGTGCTCGCGGACCGCAAGGCGTTCCTCGTCGAGGACGACTGGGCGCGAGACCTGTACTACGACGCCGAGGCTCCCGCGCCGCTCGCGGCGGCCGACGACGACGGTCACGTCGTGTACGTCCGGTCGCTGACGAAGAGCATGTCCCCGTCGATCCGGGTCGCCGGGTTGGTCGCGCGGGGTCCGGCGCTGCGGCGGATCCGTGCCAGCCGCTGGGTCAGTGAACTGTTCGTCCCCGCATTCACCCAACAGGTCGCGATCGACGTCCTCGCTCACCCCGGATGGAACCGGCATCGCGGCGCACTGCGCCGGGCGTTGCGTACACGCCGGGACACGCTGCTGGCCGAATTGACCCGCGCCGTCCCGGAATTGCGCGTCGATCGGGTTCCTCGCGGCGGGCTGAGTCTGTGGGCGCGGCTGCCGCGGCCGCACCACGCCGATCAGGTCGCCGAGGCGGCACTCGCGGCGGGCCTGGCGATCTCCCCGGGCGCGGAATGGTTCCCGACGGAGCCGTACGGCCAGTTCGTACGGCTCAGCTTCGCCGCCACCCAGGAGACCCGGTACGCCGACGCTGCCCGGATCCTCGCGGACCTCCTCCGCTGA
- a CDS encoding WXG100 family type VII secretion target: MTDDVPSLGQVELNWQPGKLREAGEVMRAQSEDFLNLTDQMVSHIREVGATWEGDAYWAAYDRIAGDRDNGNRIASEVGNLAQLLISSGDSISSYRGVLLGAVASARESGFRVTERWTVEAAVATADDLGQVLSEHQSAISTAVNEMLSAQSDAVSAIEQASREVRAEGDRLGAGDDPTADRAEEEARAAAAAAAFAEIFGRPPVSLTDWETARVLDPNSYDPKYRGVDPEIRVARIDPVTGRGWFGCRST; the protein is encoded by the coding sequence GTGACCGATGACGTGCCGTCCCTTGGTCAGGTTGAGCTCAATTGGCAGCCCGGAAAGCTCCGCGAAGCAGGTGAAGTAATGCGGGCGCAAAGTGAGGATTTCCTAAATCTGACAGATCAGATGGTCAGTCATATTCGGGAGGTTGGAGCAACCTGGGAGGGAGACGCCTACTGGGCTGCGTACGATCGGATCGCAGGTGATCGCGACAACGGAAACCGCATCGCGAGTGAGGTCGGTAACCTTGCGCAACTGTTGATTTCCAGTGGCGACAGCATTTCAAGCTACCGTGGAGTATTGCTCGGTGCGGTGGCTTCAGCCCGAGAATCGGGGTTTCGCGTTACAGAGCGGTGGACCGTAGAAGCCGCTGTTGCTACCGCGGATGATCTGGGCCAGGTACTTTCAGAGCATCAGAGTGCGATATCCACCGCAGTCAACGAGATGCTATCTGCTCAGAGCGATGCGGTAAGCGCCATTGAACAGGCGTCCAGGGAGGTTCGTGCCGAGGGCGACCGACTAGGTGCGGGTGATGACCCGACGGCAGATCGCGCCGAGGAAGAGGCTAGAGCGGCAGCCGCTGCTGCGGCATTCGCGGAGATTTTCGGACGGCCGCCAGTAAGCCTGACGGATTGGGAAACTGCCCGGGTGCTGGACCCGAATAGCTACGATCCCAAGTATCGAGGCGTAGATCCCGAAATTCGAGTAGCGCGTATTGATCCTGTTACTGGGCGGGGGTGGTTCGGGTGTCGCAGTACATAA